The Thermincola ferriacetica region TTTTCCAGGCATGTTAAAATGCCGACGATATCTTTCTGGTATATTAATTTCTACATTGTAGCCTATGGCTTTAATTGCTTTGGATATAAGGTTAATTCCGTCATTAAAAAAGGTTTCTATACGCTTATCCTTATTACTGATACCCTTGTAATCGCCAGGGCAAACAAAGGTCCAATCGGCTCCGTCCTGAGTCAATACAACCCGAAAGAACTGATCTATTTCAGTTTCTTTATAATTAAGCTTTCTCAATAGTATTACATGCTCAACTGCATCATCTATGTGAGAAAGTAATAGTTCTTTACCGTTGAAAGAAACAAGCATCAGTAATGGATCATCCACTTGCATTGCTTCCCTGACACGTTTTTCGTCCGGGTAGTATCGAATATCCATATAAAATCTCCCTCCAGTTTATATTATAGGCCAATGTGTGCTGCTTGTCACTTATCTGCACGGTCAAACTGGGGGATTCTTATCTTTCAGTCCCTTCTACTTAAGGGATACGGCTGTAACCGACCGCAAATGCATGGGTAAAACCCTTGTCTGCCAAGGGTTTCATCCAACGCAGAGAGCCCTTGAAACAACTCAAATTTCGCAAATTTATTTTCTGCATGAAAACACCGGATATTTGCGAAATTACCATGCTTTACATTTTCTGCCCCTTTCATTTTTGCCATCTGCTTTCACCCGCAACACACCGCCAGATGCGGACAATTCTCTGGACATTTATTCGCCAGACCGGGGTCGATTTCCTCGTAGATCATGCGCATTTTTTCATCTCTTTCCTCGATAAACCACTGGCGCAGTTCATCGTCGATTATGTGGATGTCTTTAGTTACAATAAGCCGGTCATCCCTGAATTCTGCATAAACAATACAGATTTTGTTATTCTCCTTGACTACCAGGCGCTCGCTCTTTTTGCCCAAGAAAGAACCATAGTTAGAAACTAATACTTGCACAAGCCGCACCCCCATTATTTGGCATTTTTATTGTTGCCAAAATGTGGGAAGATTAATCAGCTTAAACTGATGTGATGCCCGTCGTTTAGACATTCTTCGGCCTGTTAATATTTGCCGGATGTGGTATAATATTTTTAATGAAAATGCTTTTGATGTGAGGTATAACCATGTTGCCGAAAGAGCTGCATAAATTTTTCTGGGAACACAACCCGGCTGAACTTGATGAAAAAACTTATTGGTATTTTACGATAGGACGTCTTCTGGAATATGGCAATGACCAGGCCATCAGGTGGGTGTTCAGTCATTATCCCCAGGAAAAAATTATTGAAGTTATTAAATCCAGCCGGTCGATTTCAAAGAAAACGGCAAATTTCTGGAAGAATTTCTTCCATCTAAGGGAGGAGGAAGTTTTTTGTTTGACGAAGTCATCTCACCAGCCAGGCATAAACTCATGATGCGGAAAAAAGCCCGCCCCTGGATATGCTGTGGTCTGTACAATGGGATGAGGTCAAGAAGTTTTTTCTGGATGA contains the following coding sequences:
- the cas4 gene encoding CRISPR-associated protein Cas4: MQVLVSNYGSFLGKKSERLVVKENNKICIVYAEFRDDRLIVTKDIHIIDDELRQWFIEERDEKMRMIYEEIDPGLANKCPENCPHLAVCCG
- a CDS encoding DUF6922 domain-containing protein, which translates into the protein MLPKELHKFFWEHNPAELDEKTYWYFTIGRLLEYGNDQAIRWVFSHYPQEKIIEVIKSSRSISKKTANFWKNFFHLREEEVFCLTKSSHQPGINS